A genomic window from Lycium barbarum isolate Lr01 chromosome 4, ASM1917538v2, whole genome shotgun sequence includes:
- the LOC132635439 gene encoding LRR receptor-like serine/threonine-protein kinase EFR: protein MVQRAVMIGFILLIYCIDISVSMNISTDESALLAFKAQIITNDPNETLSKNWTQGTGVCSWIGISCSTRHQRVVALNLKSLRLRGSIPKEIGNLSFLSSLQIGNNTFVGEIPDEIGRLKRLKYLSLQLNNLTGEIPQSLGFLSRLEVLDLSENDLFGNVPLSIFNMSALKIIDLAWNDELSGTLPNEICSNLPVLQYISMANNQLVGELPSGLDKCTQLEVLSLSYNRFTGNLPRDMWNMSKLQDMFLGWNKLTGNIPSEIQNLPAIQSLSLRENELVGTLPPSMGNLSTLVMIDIGANNLHGNIPTEFAKLVNLKEIYLGSNKISGQILDSLYNISGLEKIALAANELSGTLPSNIAHNFPNLNGLYLGLNQFTGTIPSSISNVSKLTVLDLGRNFLSGDVPMNLGNLQHLEVINLQWNQLTNDPSTGELGFLTSLSNCKHLKRIQLGYNVFRGNFPKSLAFSNWSDSLETFIVPRNGITGEIPVDISKLSNLVWLSLGENELIGSIPQEMGNMKKLQRLSFSSNKFNGTIPKSLCNMEVLYLLGLAENQLSGEIPSCLGSLSSLRELYLDSNALGSNFPPTFWSNRGISILSLSSNFLNGVLPLGIGSLNSRRNLNLSRNQFTGKIPSTMGQLQNLVNLSLSMNNFEGLIPESFGDLVALAYLDLSGNNLSGIIPESLENLKQLSYLNVSFNALTGKIPNGGPFANLTAESFMGNSELCGPSRFNVVKCRIGSPKRRNRRRALNFVLASIAVAVVVTTIFMVWFLKYRKRSRQFLIPDLIGQSQKRISYYEVVRGTNNFDEANLIGRGGLGLVYRGTLPDGNIVAVKVFNTEVQDAFRRFDLECEVLRNIRHRNLVKVISSCANLDFKALVLEYMPNGDLDTWLYSHNNFLDLIQRLKVMIDVASAMEYLHEGHSFVVVHCDLKPSNILLNENMFARVSDFGISKLMTTDKLIAQTKTLGTIGYMAPEYGSEGLVSTMGDVYSYGILLMETFTRKKPMDNLFVEELTLKRWVFESFPDRVMDVVDANLFSRQDEQFSSKEICIKLLMELALQCTSESPQDRITMKDVLIRLNKIQTNFSQSATRSQNGR, encoded by the exons ATGGTGCAAAGGGCTGTGATGATTGGCTTCATTCTATTAATCTACTGCATCGATATTTCTGTTTCAATGAACATATCTACTGACGAATCTGCTCTTTTAGCCTTCAAAGCACAAATAATAACCAATGACCCTAATGAAACTCTGTCCAAAAACTGGACACAAGGGACTGGAGTTTGCAGTTGGATTGGAATTTCTTGTAGCACAAGGCATCAAAGAGTTGTCGCGCTAAACCTAAAGAGCCTAAGATTAAGAGGGTCCATTCCAAAAGAAATAGGAAACCTTTCCTTCCTTAGTTCCTTGCAGATTGGCAACAACACTTTTGTTGGTGAAATCCCCGATGAAATCGGGCGTCTAAAGAGACTCAAATACTTGTCTTTGCAACTGAATAATCTCACTGGTGAAATCCCACAAAGCCTTGGATTTCTCTCGAGGCTTGAAGTGCTTGATCTTTCTGAAAATGATCTATTTGGTAATGTTCCATTGTCCATTTTCAATATGTCTGCTTTAAAGATCATTGATTTGGCTTGGAATGATGAATTAAGTGGGACTTTGCCAAATGAGATATGCAGTAATCTCCCAGTGTTGCAGTATATATCCATGGCAAATAATCAATTAGTGGGTGAACTTCCGAGCGGTTTAGATAAATGCACCCAACTTGAAGTTCTGTCCTTGTCTTATAACAGATTCACAG GAAATTTACCCCGAGACATGTGGAACATGTCAAAGCTTCAAGATATGTTTCTTGGATGGAATAAATTGACAG GAAACATACCAAGTGAAATTCAGAATCTTCCAGCAATTCAAAGCCTAAGTCTTCGGGAAAACGAATTGGTTGGAACTCTTCCACCTTCTATGGGGAATTTGTCGACTTTGGTGATGATAGATATTGGTGCTAATAATCTTCATGGAAACATTCCTACAGAATTTGCAAAACTCGTTAATCTGAAAGAAATATATCTTGGTTCAAACAAGATATCAGGTCAAATTCTAGACTCTTTATATAACATTTCTGGGTTAGAAAAGATTGCACTTGCAGCTAATGAGCTTTCTGGAACTCTACCTTCTAACATTGCCCATAACTTTCCAAATCTTAATGGCCTTTATCTTGGGTTAAACCAGTTTACTGGGACAATTCCTAGCTCCATTTCTAATGTCTCCAAACTCACTGTCCTTGATTTGGGCCGCAATTTTCTTAGTGGGGATGTACCGATGAATCTTGGAAATTTACAGCATCTTGAAGTGATCAACTTGCAGTGGAATCAACTGACAAATGACCCTTCCACAGGGGAATTAGGTTTCCTTACTTCCCTGTCTAACTGCAAGCACTTGAAGCGTATACAACTAGGATATAATGTTTTCAGAGGAAATTTTCCAAAGTCCTTAGCCTTCAGTAATTGGTCAGATTCTCTTGAAACGTTCATCGTCCCTAGAAATGGCATCACAGGTGAAATTCCTGTTGACATAAGTAAGTTGAGTAACTTGGTGTGGTTAAGCCTTGGAGAGAATGAATTGATTGGTTCAATTCCACAAGAAATGGGGAACATGAAAAAGTTGCAAAGGTTGAGCTtttcttcaaataaattcaaTGGAACCATACCAAAAAGCTTATGCAATATGGAGGTCTTATATCTACTTGGCTTGGCTGAAAATCAGCTATCTGGGGAAATACCAAGTTGTTTGGGGAGTCTTTCTTCTTTAAGAGAACTTTATCTAGATTCAAACGCATTGGGCTCCAATTTTCCACCAACTTTTTGGAGTAACAGGGGTATATCAATACTAAGTTTGTCATCCAATTTTCTCAATGGTGTTCTGCCTTTAGGAATAGGAAGTTTGAACAGTCGAAGAAATTTAAATTTATCAAGAAATCAATTCACAGGAAAAATTCCAAGCACAATGGGACAACTACAGAATTTGGTGAATCTTTCACTGTCGATGAATAATTTTGAAGGTCTTATACCTGAATCTTTCGGAGACTTGGTTGCTCTTGCATACTTGGATCTATCTGGAAATAACCTTTCTGGTATTATCCCTGAGTCTTTGGAGAATCTTAAACAACTCAGCTATCTTAATGTGTCTTTCAATGCACTCACTGGTAAGATTCCAAACGGAGGACCTTTTGCAAATTTGACCGCTGAATCTTTCATGGGTAACTCTGAATTGTGTGGACCATCTCGATTCAATGTCGTGAAATGCAGAATTGGTAGCCCGAAAAGAAGAAACAGAAGGAGGGCTTTAAATTTTGTTCTTGCATCAATTGCAGTAGCAGTAGTAGTCACAACCATTTTCATGGTTTGGTTTCTGAAATACCGAAAAAGAAGCAGACAATTTCTTATACCAGATTTGATTGGTCAATCCCAAAAGAGGATCTCTTACTATGAGGTTGTTCGAGGGACAAACAACTTTGATGAAGCCAACTTGATTGGCAGGGGAGGCCTTGGTTTAGTATACAGAGGAACGCTCCCAGATGGAAATATCGTTGCTGTAAAGGTTTTCAATACAGAAGTACAAGATGCATTTAGAAGGTTTGATTTGGAGTGTGAGGTTTTGCGTAACATTCGTCATAGAAATCTTGTTAAGGTGATAAGTAGTTGTGCTAATCTTGATTTTAAAGCACTGGTGCTAGAGTACATGCCTAATGGTGACCTTGATACTTGGCTTTACTCTCACAACAATTTCTTGGATTTAATCCAAAGATTGAAGGTCATGATTGATGTGGCTTCTGCAATGGAATATTTACATGAAGGTCATTCATTTGTTGTTGTACATTGTGATCTAAAACCAAGTAATATACTTTTGAATGAAAATATGTTTGCAAGAGTCAGTGACTTTGGTATATCCAAACTTATGACAACGGATAAGTTGATAGCACAAACAAAGACGTTAGGCACTATTGGATACATGGCACCAG AATATGGATCAGAAGGCTTAGTGTCAACTATGGGAGATGTTTACAGTTATGGTATCTTGTTAATGGAGACCTTTACAAGAAAGAAGCCCATGGACAATCTTTTTGTTGAAGAACTCACTTTGAAGAGATGGGTGTTTGAATCATTCCCCGACAGAGTGATGGATGTAGTGGATGCTAATCTCTTTTCAAGACAGGATGAGCAGTTTTCTTCCAAAGAGATTTGCATTAAGTTGCTAATGGAATTAGCCTTACAATGTACATCTGAATCACCTCAAGATCGAATCACTATGAAAGATGTCCTTATAAGACTCAACAAGATTCAAACCAACTTTTCGCAAAGTGCAACAAGAAGCCAAAATGGAAGGTAA
- the LOC132635440 gene encoding butanoate--CoA ligase AAE1-like isoform X1, with protein sequence MEGTIKCSANYVPLSPISFLERSAVVYGNRVSIIYEDVKFTWAETRGRCLKLASALTQLGICRGDVVAALTPNIPAMYELHFGVPMAGAVLCTLNVRHNSAMVSVLLKHSEAKVIFVDYQFLDAAKGALQILSKEGIKLPHLVLISDSDRQLSNVIPGDLEYEPFLATGRPDFEIVWPSDEWDAIALNYTSGTTSSPKGVVYSHRGAYLNSLAAVLLNEMPSMPVYLWTVPMFHCNGWCLTWGVAAQGGTNVCLRNVTAAGIFKSIAGHQVSHMGGAPTVLNMIINAPPSSRRPLPRKVAVMTGGAPPPPQVLFKMEELGFNVTHSYGLTETYGPGTVCTWKPEWNSLSPDEQAKIKSRQGLHHIGMEEVHVKDPASMKSISPDAKTIGEVMFRGNTVMNGYLKNLKATEDAFKGGWFRTGDLAVKHPDGYIELKDRSKDIIISGGENISSIEVESVLFSHPAILEAAVVGKPDDYWGETPCAFVKLKDGNNETADEIIKYCRGRLPHYMSPKTVIFDDLPKTSTGKTQKFVLRQRAKAMGSIPKASKL encoded by the exons ATGGAGGGGACAATTAAATGCTCAGCAAACTATGTACCATTGAGTCCAATAAGCTTCTTGGAAAGATCAGCAGTGGTATATGGAAACAGAGTTTCTATTATTTATGAGGATGTAAAGTTTACTTGGGCAGAGACACGTGGAAGGTGTCTCAAACTTGCTTCTGCTCTCACCCAACTTGGGATTTGTCGTGGTGATGtc GTTGCTGCCTTGACTCCAAATATTCCTGCTATGTATGAGCTACACTTTGGGGTACCTATGGCTGGGGCTGTTTTGTGTACTCTTAATGTTCGTCATAATTCAGCAATGGTGTCGGTGTTGCTCAAACATTCAGAGGCAAAAGTCATATTTGTAGATTACCAGTTCCTTGATGCTGCTAAGGGGGCATTACAGATTCTTTCGAAGGAAGGAATCAAATTGCCCCATCTAGTCCTAATCTCAGACTCTGACAGACAGCTATCTAATGTGATACCCGGAGATCTGGAATACGAGCCCTTTTTAGCGACAGGAAGACCTGATTTTGAGATAGTATGGCCAAGTGATGAGTGGGATGCCATTGCTCTGAATTATACTTCAGGTACAACATCCAGTCCAAAAGGGGTCGTCTACAGTCACAGAGGAGCATATCTTAATTCTCTGGCTGCTGTTCTTCTCAATGAAATGCCTTCAATGCCTGTCTACTTATGGACTGTTCCCATGTTTCATTGCAATGGATGGTGCCTTACTTGGGGCGTGGCAGCACAGGGTGGCACAAATGTTTGCCTTAGGAATGTTACCGCTGCAGGAATTTTTAAAAGCATAGCTGGGCACCAAGTGAGCCACATGGGTGGTGCGCCTACAGTTTTGAACATGATAATAAATGCACCTCCTAGTAGCCGGAGGCCACTTCCAAGGAAGGTAGCAGTGATGACTGGCGGTGCACCACCTCCTCCTCAAGTGTTATTTAAGATGGAGGAGCTTGGTTTTAATGTTACTCACTCATATGGTCTAACTGAAACCTATGGTCCTGGAACGGTTTGCACTTGGAAACCTGAATGGAACTCTCTGTCACCTGATGAGCAGGCAAAGATCAAGTCTCGTCAGGGATTGCACCATATTGGTATGGAGGAAGTACATGTGAAGGATCCAGCTTCAATGAAGAGCATATCACCAGATGCAAAAACCATTGGCGAGGTAATGTTTAGAGGAAACACTGTAATGAATGGGTACTTGAAGAACCTCAAAGCCACAGAAGATGCTTTTAAAGGGGGTTGGTTTCGAACCGGTGACCTGGCGGTGAAGCACCCCGATGGTTACATTGAATTGAAGGATCGTTCAAAGGACATCATTATTTCTGGTGGAGAAAACATTAGCTCAATTGAGGTGGAGTCTGTATTATTCAGCCATCCAGCCATTCTTGAGGCTGCTGTAGTAGGAAAACCAGATGATTACTGGGGTGAGACACCTTGTGCCTTTGTGAAACTAAAGGATGGTAATAATGAAACTGCGGATGAAATCATCAAGTACTGCCGTGGTCGTTTACCACATTACATGTCTCCTAAAACAGTAATTTTCGATGATTTGCCCAAAACCTCTACAGGAAAGACGCAGAAATTTGTTTTGAGACAGAGGGCCAAAGCTATGGGGAGTATTCCAAAGGCCAGCAAACTATAA
- the LOC132635440 gene encoding butanoate--CoA ligase AAE1-like isoform X2, translating to MYELHFGVPMAGAVLCTLNVRHNSAMVSVLLKHSEAKVIFVDYQFLDAAKGALQILSKEGIKLPHLVLISDSDRQLSNVIPGDLEYEPFLATGRPDFEIVWPSDEWDAIALNYTSGTTSSPKGVVYSHRGAYLNSLAAVLLNEMPSMPVYLWTVPMFHCNGWCLTWGVAAQGGTNVCLRNVTAAGIFKSIAGHQVSHMGGAPTVLNMIINAPPSSRRPLPRKVAVMTGGAPPPPQVLFKMEELGFNVTHSYGLTETYGPGTVCTWKPEWNSLSPDEQAKIKSRQGLHHIGMEEVHVKDPASMKSISPDAKTIGEVMFRGNTVMNGYLKNLKATEDAFKGGWFRTGDLAVKHPDGYIELKDRSKDIIISGGENISSIEVESVLFSHPAILEAAVVGKPDDYWGETPCAFVKLKDGNNETADEIIKYCRGRLPHYMSPKTVIFDDLPKTSTGKTQKFVLRQRAKAMGSIPKASKL from the coding sequence ATGTATGAGCTACACTTTGGGGTACCTATGGCTGGGGCTGTTTTGTGTACTCTTAATGTTCGTCATAATTCAGCAATGGTGTCGGTGTTGCTCAAACATTCAGAGGCAAAAGTCATATTTGTAGATTACCAGTTCCTTGATGCTGCTAAGGGGGCATTACAGATTCTTTCGAAGGAAGGAATCAAATTGCCCCATCTAGTCCTAATCTCAGACTCTGACAGACAGCTATCTAATGTGATACCCGGAGATCTGGAATACGAGCCCTTTTTAGCGACAGGAAGACCTGATTTTGAGATAGTATGGCCAAGTGATGAGTGGGATGCCATTGCTCTGAATTATACTTCAGGTACAACATCCAGTCCAAAAGGGGTCGTCTACAGTCACAGAGGAGCATATCTTAATTCTCTGGCTGCTGTTCTTCTCAATGAAATGCCTTCAATGCCTGTCTACTTATGGACTGTTCCCATGTTTCATTGCAATGGATGGTGCCTTACTTGGGGCGTGGCAGCACAGGGTGGCACAAATGTTTGCCTTAGGAATGTTACCGCTGCAGGAATTTTTAAAAGCATAGCTGGGCACCAAGTGAGCCACATGGGTGGTGCGCCTACAGTTTTGAACATGATAATAAATGCACCTCCTAGTAGCCGGAGGCCACTTCCAAGGAAGGTAGCAGTGATGACTGGCGGTGCACCACCTCCTCCTCAAGTGTTATTTAAGATGGAGGAGCTTGGTTTTAATGTTACTCACTCATATGGTCTAACTGAAACCTATGGTCCTGGAACGGTTTGCACTTGGAAACCTGAATGGAACTCTCTGTCACCTGATGAGCAGGCAAAGATCAAGTCTCGTCAGGGATTGCACCATATTGGTATGGAGGAAGTACATGTGAAGGATCCAGCTTCAATGAAGAGCATATCACCAGATGCAAAAACCATTGGCGAGGTAATGTTTAGAGGAAACACTGTAATGAATGGGTACTTGAAGAACCTCAAAGCCACAGAAGATGCTTTTAAAGGGGGTTGGTTTCGAACCGGTGACCTGGCGGTGAAGCACCCCGATGGTTACATTGAATTGAAGGATCGTTCAAAGGACATCATTATTTCTGGTGGAGAAAACATTAGCTCAATTGAGGTGGAGTCTGTATTATTCAGCCATCCAGCCATTCTTGAGGCTGCTGTAGTAGGAAAACCAGATGATTACTGGGGTGAGACACCTTGTGCCTTTGTGAAACTAAAGGATGGTAATAATGAAACTGCGGATGAAATCATCAAGTACTGCCGTGGTCGTTTACCACATTACATGTCTCCTAAAACAGTAATTTTCGATGATTTGCCCAAAACCTCTACAGGAAAGACGCAGAAATTTGTTTTGAGACAGAGGGCCAAAGCTATGGGGAGTATTCCAAAGGCCAGCAAACTATAA